ACGGACTACTGCGACCTGACGGGCGAGGTGCAGTGGATGCGCAAGACCATCGACGCCCACGACGCGCGGGCGCGCGAGACGGGCGCCCGCATCGTGCACACCTGCGGCTTCGACTCCATCCCCTCCGACCTGGGCACGCTGATGGTCCAGGACTACATGCGGGAGAAGCACGGCGGCCACTGCGACCAGGTGCGCTTCCACCTGACGCGCATGCGCGGCGGCTTCAGCGGCGGCACCATCGCCAGCATGATGGACACCCTGGCGGCGGTGAAGGCGGAGCCGGCCCTCAAGAAGGTGCTGACCAGCGCCCACGCGTTGGACCCGGAGCCCTCCCGGGGGACGAAGGAGGAGCGCGACCTGGCCACGGTGAAGAAGAGCCCGGACACGGGCACATGGACCGCGCCCTTCGTGATGGCCTCCGTCAACACGCGCGTCGTGAGGCGCTCCAACGCGCTCTTGGGCTACCCGTGGGGCCGCGACTTCTTCTACTCGGAGGTCTCCGACTTCGGCCCTGGGCCCAAGGGCCTGGCGCTCGCCACGGCGACCACCGCGGGGCTGGGCGGCTTCATGGTCCTGTCCAACGTGGACCCCGTGCGGGAGCTCCTGGAGAAGCACGTGCTGCCCGCGCCGGGCGAGGGCCCGTCCGCCACCGTGCGCGAGCGCGGCCTCTTCGAGGTGCGGCTCTACGGCGAGGGGCACTCGCCCAAGAGCGGTCAGCGCGTGAAGGTGGAGGGCAAGGTCGCGTCGAAGGGCGACCCGGGCTACGCGGCCACGGCGCGCATGCTGGCCGAGTCCGCGCTGTGCCTCGCCTTCGACACCCTCCCCAAGCGGGGTGGCGTGCTCACCCCCGCGTCCGCCATGGGCATGGTGCTGGTGGAGCGCCTGCGCAAGGCGGGCATGACGTTCGAGGTGCACGACCGCGCCGCGTGAGGGCGCGGCGGGCCCTTCAGTCGCGCAGGTAGTGGCAGGTGTAGCCGCCGGGGTTCTTCACCAGGTAGTCCTGGTGGTAGCCCTCGGCGGGCACCCACTCGCCGGCGGCGGTG
This DNA window, taken from Corallococcus coralloides DSM 2259, encodes the following:
- a CDS encoding saccharopine dehydrogenase family protein — protein: MAHDKKPAFDIILWGATGFTGRLVAEYLARNQDAHRAKWAIAGRDEGKLDQVRSELVKVRPEFADLPVVLADAKDAASLDAMVARTRVIISTVGPYARYGNELVAACVRAGTDYCDLTGEVQWMRKTIDAHDARARETGARIVHTCGFDSIPSDLGTLMVQDYMREKHGGHCDQVRFHLTRMRGGFSGGTIASMMDTLAAVKAEPALKKVLTSAHALDPEPSRGTKEERDLATVKKSPDTGTWTAPFVMASVNTRVVRRSNALLGYPWGRDFFYSEVSDFGPGPKGLALATATTAGLGGFMVLSNVDPVRELLEKHVLPAPGEGPSATVRERGLFEVRLYGEGHSPKSGQRVKVEGKVASKGDPGYAATARMLAESALCLAFDTLPKRGGVLTPASAMGMVLVERLRKAGMTFEVHDRAA